In Mastacembelus armatus chromosome 5, fMasArm1.2, whole genome shotgun sequence, a single genomic region encodes these proteins:
- the LOC113130774 gene encoding protein transport protein Sec61 subunit alpha-like 1 — MGIKFLEVIKPFCAVLPEIQKPERKIQFREKVLWTAITLFIFLVCCQIPLFGIMSSDSADPFYWMRVILASNRGTLMELGISPIVTSGLIMQLLAGAKIIEVGDTPKDRALFNGAQKLFGMIITIGQAIVYVMTGMYGDPSEMGAGICLLIIIQLFVAGLIVLLLDELLQKGYGLGSGISLFIATNICETIVWKAFSPTTVNTGRGTEFEGAIIALFHLLATRTDKVRALREAFYRQNLPNLMNLIATVFVFAVVIYFQGFRVDLPIKSARYRGQYNTYPIKLFYTSNIPIILQSALVSNLYVISQMLSTRFSGNFLVNLLGTWSDTSSGGPARAYPVGGLCYYLSPPESFGSVLDDPVHAVIYIVFMLGSCAFFSKTWIEVSGSSAKDVAKQLKEQQMVMRGHRETSMVHELNRYIPTAAAFGGLCIGGLSVMADFLGAIGSGTGILLAVTIIYQYFEIFVKEQSEVGSMGALLF, encoded by the exons ATGGGGA TTAAATTTTTGGAGGTTATCAAGCCGTTCTGCGCAGTCCTGCCAGAAATCCAGAAACCAGAAAGAAAG ATTCAGTTTAGAGAGAAAGTACTATGGACCGCCATCACACTATTCATCTTCCTGGTGTGCTGCCAG ATTCCCCTCTTTGGAATCATGTCTTCAGATTCAGCAGATCCCTTCTACTGGATGAGAGTAATCCTGGCTTCCAACAGAG GTACTCTTATGGAGCTGGGTATCTCACCCATTGTCACCTCAGGCCTCATCATGCAGCTGCTGGCTGGTGCAAAGATCATTGAGGTGGGAGACACTCCCAAAGACAGAGCTCTCTTCAATGGAGCTCAGAAAT TATTTGGAATGATCATCACCATTGGACAGGCTATTGTGTATGTTATGACTGGCATGTATGGAGATCCTTCAGAGATGGGTGCTGGAATATGCTTGCTCATCATCATTCAG ctcTTTGTTGCGGGCCTGATTGTCTTGCTGCTGGATGAGCTGCTGCAGAAGGGCTATGGTCTTGGTTCTGGTATTTCTCTCTTCATTGCAACCAACATCTGTGAGACAATCGTCTGGAAGGCCTTCAGCCCCACCACCGTCAACACTGGCAGAG GTACTGAGTTTGAGGGAGCTATCATTGCTCTCTTCCATCTGCTGGCCACCCGCACGGACAAGGTGCGTGCCTTGAGAGAAGCTTTCTACAGACAAAACCTGCCAAACCTCATGAACCTCATCGCgactgtctttgtgtttgcagtggtCATATATTTCCAG GGCTTCAGAGTGGACCTTCCCATCAAATCTGCACGCTACCGTGGTCAATACAACACCTACCCAATTAAACTATTCTACACATCCAACATCCCCATCATCCTGCAGTCTGCCCTGGTCTCCAATCTCTATGTAATTTCACAGATGCTCTCAACACGTTTCAGCGGCAACTTCCTTGTCAACCTCCTGGGAACCTGGTCT GACACCTCAAGTGGAGGACCAGCTCGGGCTTACCCAGTGGGGGGTCTTTGCTACTACCTTTCCCCTCCGGAGTCATTTGGTTCTGTTCTGGATGACCCGGTTCACGCTGTTATCTACATTGTCTTCATGCTTGGCTCCTGCGCCTTCTTCTCCAAGACCTGGATTGAAGTCTCAGGATCCTCTGCCAAagat GTGGCAAAGCAGCTGAAGGAGCAGCAGATGGTAATGAGGGGACACAGAGAGACTTCTATGGTGCATGAACTTAACAG GTACATccccacagctgctgcttttggTGGTCTCTGTATAGGAGGGCTGTCTGTCATGGCTGACTTCCTGGGTGCTATTGGTTCAGGAACAGGAATCCTCTTGGCTGTGACCATCATCTACCAATACTTTGAGATCTTTGTGAAAGAGCAGAGCGAAGTGGGGAGCATGGGAGCACTGCTCTTCTAG
- the LOC113131015 gene encoding netrin-4 has protein sequence MSVFRMLGKGRHQMLVALSWLFLVVTQSGAVSRCGDHACSPPIGNLASGRTLLTVSGCCGNSSHPHGPCPHPPVTTRLCSEVGVHPPVYMTDDPFLHPDTWWASGAGSTMQKQQDEIWLDLETQFCLTHVVLVFRSPRPAAMAIERSADFGKTWEVLKLFAHNCSTEFGLSDEVSQPGSLCTSRYTSATPCSGGEVILRTLDPSNVKTVDPYSAEALARLTLTNLRITLLKPQSCLAPLNPPTGGTRTTASALSSTSSAETSASAPYAIYTLLAKGTCLCHGHAEYCVPYDSREDTRKHSNKVFGRCLCAHHTAGDHCEKCAPLYNDRPWRPANGSSGEPNPCQKCECHDHADSCHFSQRAWLSSGGTSGGVCDDCRHNTVGRRCQRCRYGYHRHPSLPLSSPHACTRCWCDPHGSLPPHPGEEGPWCHPRSGQCHCKSGVGGTSCSHCLPGYWGYGVEGCKACACPHSCDPTTGQCLDSYTKNQVFNVPIGGKIPDLDHMFSVEEDMQWSKELAVSALHYTGKCSCKEKKLRSVTDLCKTKHDYVIKASVLSAHDKGHAEVQVKVRKVFQSGKVALSLGATSIYPLSWTSRGCTCPILYPGMEYLLAGPEDARTGHLLVTMQSVVVPWTPRLGLLISEGLRNGCP, from the exons ATGAGCGTGTTTAGGATGCTTGGGAAAGGTCGACATCAGATGCTGGTGGCGCTCAGTTGGCTGTTTTTGGTTGTGACACAGAGCGGAGCAG TTTCCAGATGTGGGGACCACGCCTGCAGTCCACCCATAGGGAACCTGGCTAGTGGCAGGACACTGCTTACTGTCTCAGGCTGCTGTGGGAATAGCTCCCACCCTCACGGCCCATGCCCCCATCCGCCTGTGACCACACGTCTCTGCTCTGAGGTGGGGGTCCACCCACCTGTGTACATGACTGATGACCCTTTCTTGCATCCGGACACCTGGTGGGCGTCAGGTGCAGGTTCAACCATGCAGAAGCAGCAGGATGAGATCTGGTTGGACCTGGAAACACAGTTTTGTCTGACACATGTAGTTTTGGTGTTCAGGTCACCCCGGCCTGCTGCCATGGCCATCGAACGCTCAGCTGACTTTGGCAAGACCTGGGAAGTGCTTAAGCTCTTTGCACACAACTGCAGCACTGAGTTTGGTTTGTCTGATGAGGTTAGTCAGCCAGGCTCTTTGTGTACATCGAGATACACTAGTGCTACACCCTGCAGCGGTGGGGAG GTAATATTACGGACACTAGACCCCAGCAATGTTAAAACAGTGGACCCTTACAGTGCAGAGGCCCTCGCCCGCCTCACCCTTACTAACCTCCGCATCACACTGCTAAAACCTCAGTCCTGCCTGGCACCTCTGAACCCTCCCACAGGAGGGACAAGAACCACGGCTTCAGCTCTGAGCTCCACATCCTCTGCAGAAACCTCAGCCTCAGCACCTTATGCTATTTATACTTTATTGGCTAAAGGCACATGCTTGTGCCACGGACATGCTGAGTACTGTGTGCCATACGACAGCAGAGAGGACACAAGAAAGCACAGTAACAAG GTGTTTGGAAGGTGCCTGTGTGCTCACCACACAGCAGGGGATCACTGTGAGAAGTGTGCCCCACTCTACAACGATCGGCCCTGGAGGCCTGCCAACGGCAGCAGCGGGGAGCCGAATCCATGCCAGA AGTGCGAGTGCCACGATCATGCAGATAGTTGTCACTTCTCCCAGCGAGCATGGCTTTCCTCTGGTGGCACCAGCGGCGGTGTATGCGATGACTGTCGACACAACACTGTTGGGCGCAGATGCCAGCGCTGTCGCTATGGCTACCACCGCCACCCGTCCCTGCCTCTCAGCTCCCCTCATGCCTGCACAC gCTGCTGGTGTGATCCACATGGCTCTTTACCTCCTCACCCTGGAGAGGAAGGACCCTGGTGTCACCCTAGAAGTGGCCAGTGTCACTGCAAATCAGGTGTTGGCGGCACAAGCTGCAGCCATTGCTTACCTGGCTACTGGGGCTATGGAGTGGAGGGCTGCAAAGCCTGTGCCTGCCCTCACAGCTGTGATCCGACCACCGGGCAATGCCTGGACAG cTACACAAAAAATCAGGTGTTCAATGTGCCCATTGGTGGAAAAATCCCTGATCTGGATCATATGTTCTCAGTTGAAGAAGACATGCAGTGGTCAAAGGAACTAGCAGTCTCTGCTCTGCATTATACGG GAAAATGCAGCTGTAAGGAGAAAAAACTGAGGAGTGTGACTGACCTCTGTAAGACCAAACATGATTATG TGATCAAGGCCAGTGTGCTGTCTGCTCACGACAAAGGCCATGCAGAGGTGCAGGTCAAAGTTCGCAAAGTCTTTCAATCAGGAAAGGTGGCACTGTCTCTGGGGGCTACTAGTATCTATCCTCTGTCTTGGACCAGCCGTGGCTGCACCTGTCCTATACTCTACCCAG GTATGGAGTACCTGTTGGCAGGCCCAGAGGATGCTCGAACAGGCCATCTACTGGTCACTATGCAGAGTGTAGTCGTCCCCTGGACCCCCAGACTGGGTCTTCTCATATCGGAGGGCTTGAGGAATGGATGTCCATGA
- the chchd4a gene encoding mitochondrial intermembrane space import and assembly protein 40 — MSYCRQEGKDRIIFVTKEDHETPSNAELIADDPNDPYEEQGLILPSGDINWNCPCLGGMASGPCGSQFKEAFSCFHYSKEEVKGSECIDHFRNMQECMQRYPELYPQEDDSESSTQAESNTGSTSAAPTGGSALSPETDSTPSTSDVSSDNVLPTDNHTAS, encoded by the exons ATGTCGTACTGCAGGCAAGAAG GTAAAGATCGCATCATCTTCGTGACCAAAGAAGACCATGAGACACCCAGCAACGCTGAGCTGATTGCAGATGACCCCAACGATCCCTACGAGGAGCAGG GCCTCATCCTACCAAGTGGAGACATCAACTGGAACTGCCCGTGTCTGGGCGGCATGGCCAGTGGACCATGTGGCTCCCAGTTCAAGGAGGCTTTCTCCTGCTTCCACTACAGTAAGGAGGAGGTGAAGGGCTCAGAGTGCATCGACCACTTCCGTAACATGCAAGAGTGCATGCAGAGGTACCCTGAGCTCTATCCGCAGGAGGATGATTCAGAAAGTTCCACCCAAGCAGAATCTAATACTGGTTCTACCTCCGCTGCCCCTACGGGGGGCTCTGCCTTATCTCCTGAAACTGACTCTACCCCATCCACTTCAGATGTCTCATCTGACAATGTGCTACCTACAGACAACCACACTGCCAGCTAA